AACTGGATCACGCCAATCATTATGATCATAGCCTTTTTGCGGAGCCAAGCTAGTTTGCTTGCCTTCTTTTTGCCAATGAAGTAAATCTTGACTAGTTGCTGACATCAGAATTTCAGAAGTCTTTTTAGCTAATTTTGCCTGCCGATTATGTCCGGTATAAAATGCAATTTGTTCATTTTTGCCTTGGGTTACACTTCCAGCATAGATAAACTGATCGGCAGCATCATGTTTACCTTTAGGTAAAACCTCACCATGATCCTGATAACTAACAAAATCTTTTGTCGTAACCAATGACCAGCCAAATGGATCAGTCAACGGCTTAGGATTGCGAGTATCACGCTGGTGAAAAAGGTAAAAGGTCTGGTCTTTTTCATTAAAAAATGGCATGCAATCGCCAAACCAATATCCTTCTGGTTGATAAAATATTTTTTGCATATTAAATTCTTTCTTTATTCATCTTCTGCATTTTTTCTGTCTTGTGCTTTAAACATGGTCAGAGGAGTTAATTGTTGCAGCTTTTCAACCACTTGATCTAGTGACTGGTTCTGCATCCGCAAGTTTAACGCTTCAATTAAAACCGGTAAGCTAACGCCACCGAACAAGAAAAAGTCACTGCTGTATTTATTGCTTCTTTTTGCAAACTCATTAAACGGGGTTCCGCCAGCCAAATCGCATAAAACAAGTACCGACTGGTTAGCTGTTGTCGCTAATAACTGATCTACCTTATTACCAAAACTAACGACTCCCTGATCTTTAAGACCAAGTGCTTCAATTTGGTTTAAGTGGCCAAAAAGCGATTGTAAGACATTTAAAAATTCTTCTGCTAATTGACCATGTGTTGCAATAATAATATTGAACATAAAATCATAATCCTTCTACTATTAAAGGTAATCTTTTAAATAAACTGTTGGACTCTGTGGTGTCGGAATAACCGTTACTTCCACACCACGGTCCAATAATTGCTTAAAGGCAGTTATTTCTTCTTGAGTAACATTAATTGATGGCCTAATGCGGGTTGTTCCGGGGCGAGCCGCCAAGTTGCCTACATTTACTTTTGTGATAGGCAAGCCGTTATCAAGCAAGTAATTCACATCAACTGGTGAAACACAAATCAGCAATACGCGTTGCCCTTCATAACGACCACTTTTAATATTCGACACCGCTTTTTCTCTACCCAAAATTGAGGTGCTAACGTTAGCCGGAGCAGCCAGACGAACAACACTTTTCCGCATATCGTCATTCATAATTGCATCATTAATTACCATTATTCTTGTTGCGTTAAGCCGACCACTCCACTGCGTAGCCACCTGCCCGTGAATCATTCGATCATCAATTCTTACGTGAATAATTCCTGCCATCTTCTCTGTCATTACTTTTTCTCCTATGCCAAAATATGTAGTGCATTTAATGCGATTGATACTACTAATACAATTAAAATCACATAAACTGGTTTAACCTTTTTTCCTAATAAATAGTAAATTACACCAACAACTGCTGCTGGCAACAATCCAGGCATTATTTGATCCAAAATACTGTTACCAGTCATCGTTAACTTACCCTGTTTAAACGTAAAGGCTAAATTGACCTTAACCATTGTTGCAGCCAATGCTCCAACTACCATTAAGCCAAGTACAGATGCGGCATTGGTTAATGCTTTTAACGTTGTATTAATTGAAGAAAGCATTTTGGTTCCTGAGCGATAACCAGCAGTGAATAGCGGATAGGCAGTTAGCCGAATTAAAATAGACGCAATTATCCACAAAATGCAGCCAAATGGATTACCGTGCAAGGCCATGTTAGCTGCAATTGCACCAAAGATTGTCCATGGAATCGTAACAAATAAGCTATCACCAATTCCGGCAAGCGGTCCCATTAACCCAGTTTTTAAGGCACTAACTGCCTCAAGTGAAGCCGTTTTACCATTTTCTTCCATTCCAACATCAACGCCCATAATAAATGGTGCCGTGTACGGAGTAGTATTAAAAAACTGTAGTTGTGTGGTAATGGCTGTCTTTTTACCAGCTGGGTCATCACGATAATTTTCTTCGATGAAAGGCAACATGGCATAGGTATAACCCAAACCTTCATATTTCTCATAATTTAGCGAAGTTGCACCAAACACAATCCACCGATTCATCACTTTGCGATATATCTTTTTCATTTTACTCATCTTCGTTTGCCCCTCCGTTCACAGCATTTGTTGTTCCTTCACTAGTTTTAGTCTGGTTTTGATATAACAGTAGGGCAATTGCAAAACCAATCAATGAAATTCCAATAATTGGCATCTTGAGGTAAATTGCCAGTACAAATCCAAAGATAATGTATGAAAAATAATCTCTAGTCGGCAGGTACTGTAATAACATGCCAATTCCGACTGCTGGTAAAATTCCGGCCGCGGTTTTAAGACCGCCTGATAACCAAGCAGGAATATAATTTATAAAACTGCCCACAATCTTTGGTCCCAAGATAACAGTTAATAAAACCGGAATTCCTGAAACAAAACTTGTAAATAACGTAGCCAAATATTGCATCCAATTAATCATTTGATAATTTTCTTGCTCCGCAAATTTTTCTGCCCGCTGTTGACAGAAAATATTGGCAGACCATTTTAAAACATCAACTTGAACAATTAATAGTGCAATAGGAATCGCTAGTGCAATCCCAATTGCAGCTTTTTGATGCGTTGCAATCGTTAGATATGTTCCAATTAATGCGGCTGTTTGGTAATCAGGTACCGAAGCTCCCCCAAAACTGGTAATTCCTAGCGTCATCAGTTGCAATGTACCACCTATATAGAGCCCGGTCTCAGCATCCCCCATAATTAGGCCAGTGATAAAACCAGCAACAACTGGTTGCGAAATGCCTAATTTTGGTCCTTCTTTATCGAAGTTAATAATAAAGCCGTAGATTACGACTAAAATGTTACGTAATAGCATCTTCTTCTCCTTCTTTTGTAATGGTCCAAATATCTTTTACTTGGACTAATTTGCCCTCTACCGTTT
This genomic window from Lactobacillus panisapium contains:
- a CDS encoding PTS system mannose/fructose/N-acetylgalactosamine-transporter subunit IIB, whose amino-acid sequence is MTEKMAGIIHVRIDDRMIHGQVATQWSGRLNATRIMVINDAIMNDDMRKSVVRLAAPANVSTSILGREKAVSNIKSGRYEGQRVLLICVSPVDVNYLLDNGLPITKVNVGNLAARPGTTRIRPSINVTQEEITAFKQLLDRGVEVTVIPTPQSPTVYLKDYL
- a CDS encoding PTS system mannose/fructose/sorbose family transporter subunit IID — translated: MSKMKKIYRKVMNRWIVFGATSLNYEKYEGLGYTYAMLPFIEENYRDDPAGKKTAITTQLQFFNTTPYTAPFIMGVDVGMEENGKTASLEAVSALKTGLMGPLAGIGDSLFVTIPWTIFGAIAANMALHGNPFGCILWIIASILIRLTAYPLFTAGYRSGTKMLSSINTTLKALTNAASVLGLMVVGALAATMVKVNLAFTFKQGKLTMTGNSILDQIMPGLLPAAVVGVIYYLLGKKVKPVYVILIVLVVSIALNALHILA
- a CDS encoding PTS sugar transporter subunit IIA codes for the protein MFNIIIATHGQLAEEFLNVLQSLFGHLNQIEALGLKDQGVVSFGNKVDQLLATTANQSVLVLCDLAGGTPFNEFAKRSNKYSSDFFLFGGVSLPVLIEALNLRMQNQSLDQVVEKLQQLTPLTMFKAQDRKNAEDE
- a CDS encoding PTS mannose/fructose/sorbose/N-acetylgalactosamine transporter subunit IIC; its protein translation is MLLRNILVVIYGFIINFDKEGPKLGISQPVVAGFITGLIMGDAETGLYIGGTLQLMTLGITSFGGASVPDYQTAALIGTYLTIATHQKAAIGIALAIPIALLIVQVDVLKWSANIFCQQRAEKFAEQENYQMINWMQYLATLFTSFVSGIPVLLTVILGPKIVGSFINYIPAWLSGGLKTAAGILPAVGIGMLLQYLPTRDYFSYIIFGFVLAIYLKMPIIGISLIGFAIALLLYQNQTKTSEGTTNAVNGGANEDE